A genomic segment from Aspergillus puulaauensis MK2 DNA, chromosome 1, nearly complete sequence encodes:
- a CDS encoding uncharacterized protein (COG:C;~EggNog:ENOG410PG0F;~InterPro:IPR018108,IPR023395;~PFAM:PF00153): MAESITTQSSPGVVKEFLVGTSGGVTQVIIGQPFDIVKVRMQVQANKSAIQVARDIWKHEGALAFYKGTLPPLLGVGACISIVYSTFHTISQAIHSLNDNTATPTLTSTQTYLAGGLSGLANSVISGPTEHIRIRLQTQSTPSPGSVPGAGPGSGSGVYGCIRAIHSQAGFRGLYRGQTPTMLREFGSYGVWFCVYEGLLSRLTGASPGADTPAASISSSTRTASTRLSPDTDTRTDAASNNSPRREDLPTWQIASCGAITGLVLWSVNYPFDVVKSKMQADGFGAGRRYVNLRDVVRQTWRVEGVKGFFRGLGPTLFRAVPVSGGTFVVVEQVRKII; the protein is encoded by the exons ATGGCGGAATCTATCACGACACAGAGCAGTCCAGGCGTGGTCAAGGAGTTCCTGGTTGGCACCTCGGGGGGTGTCACCCAGGTCATTATTG GCCAACCGTTCGACATCGTCAAGGTCCGCATGCAAGTCCAGGCAAACAAGTCCGCCATCCAAGTCGCTCGGGACATCTGGAAGCACGAGGGGGCCCTGGCCTTCTACAAG GGAACCCTCCCGCCGCTGCTCGGGGTCGGAGCCTGT ATCAGCATCGTCTACTCAACCTTCCACACAATCTCCCAGGCCATCCACTCCCTCAATGACAACACCGCAACCCCCACCCTAACATCCACCCAAACCTACCTCGCCGGCGGCCTCTCCGGCCTCGCCAACAGCGTCATATCAGGACCCACTGAGCACATCCGAATCCGCCTGCAGACGCAATCTACTCCAAGTCCTGGTTCAGTTCCAGGTGCTGGTCCTGGCTCAGGTTCAGGCGTCTATGGCTGCATCCGGGCTATCCACTCCCAGGCCGGGTTCCGGGGCCTCTACCGTGGCCAGACACCCACCATGCTCCGCGAGTTCGGCAGCTATGGCGTCTGGTTCTGTGTGTACGAGGGGCTTCTTTCCCGGTTGACCGGGGCAAGCCCTGGCGCAGATACACCCGCCGCCTCCATTTCCAGTTCCACTCGCACTGCCTCCACCAGACTCAGCCCTGACACAGATACACGCACAGACGCCGCCTCCAATAACAGCCCACGCAGAGAAGACCTCCCCACGTGGCAAATTGCATCGTGTGGCGCCATCACAGGCCTGGTGCTGTGGTCTGTCAACTACCCGTTCGACGTCGTCAAGAGCAAGATGCAGGCGGACGGGTTTGGGGCTGGGAGGCGGTATGTCAACCTGAGGGATGTTGTGAGGCAGACCTGGAGGGTGGAGGGGGTGAAGGGGTTCTTTAGGGGATTGGGGCCGACGCTTTTCAGGGCTGTGCCTGTTTCTGGCGGGACTTTTGTTGT GGTTGAGCAGGTGAGGAagattatatag
- a CDS encoding uncharacterized protein (COG:E;~EggNog:ENOG410PJ18;~InterPro:IPR013057;~PFAM:PF01490;~TransMembrane:11 (i43-64o70-92i121-144o150-169i181-200o220-241i253-275o295-316i337-359o365-388i400-425o)) → MKTEHDEIAPEPSMLGEIQSHPGTAHDDVFGEMSEGGPNYRDVGWIGTVALMMKTQIGLGVLSIPSAYDTLGLIPGLICMLAIAVITTWSDYMIGVFKLNHREVYSIADAGGLMFGRAGRAFLGSTFVLYWIFVAGSGMLSLSIGLNAVSTHGACTAVFVAVAAIIGLAFGSIRTLGRLSFLAWIGLICILIAVFTVTIASDGPWKLDYKLFGNPSFTEAITAVSSLIFAYCGTPAFFAIVSEMRDPAYYTRSLLFCQGSVTGIYIVIGTVIYYYCGSYVASPALGSAGVLVKKVAYGFSLPGLMVTTMLVIHLPAKIIFIRILRGSKHLSSNSPTHWLTWLGCTSIITLIAYIIASAIPVFDSLVSLIGALLGTLMSFQPMGCMWLYDNWTQGKTTKRTRWVAMVCWSVFVIVIGTFCMVAGTYGSVVGVVESYRASGGSSAWSCADNSNSV, encoded by the exons ATGAAGACTGAGCACGATGAAATCGCCCCCGAGCCGTCAATGCTCGGGGAAATCCAGAGCCACCCTGGCACGGCGCACGACGATGTCTTTGGTGAGATGTCGGAGGGCGGTCCCAACTACCGTGAT GTCGGATGGATCGGAACTGTCGCTCTCATGATGAAGACCCAGATCGGCCTGGGTGTCCTCTCGATCCCCTCTGCCTACGACACTCTAGGGCTCATCCCCGGGTTGATCTGTATGTTGGCTATCGCCGTCATCACGACCTGGTCCGACTACATGATCGGTGTCTTCAAGCTCAACCATCGCGAGGTCTACTCGATCGCTGACGCTGGAGGGCTCATGTTTGGCCGTGCTGGCCGTGCCTTTTTAGGCTCTACCTTCGTTCTCT ACTGGATCTTCGTTGCCGGCTCAGGAATGCTGAGTCTGTCCATCGGACTCAACGCTGTGTCAACCCACGGAGCCTGCACCGCGgtcttcgtcgctgtcgccgCCATCATCGGCCTCGCCTTTGGCAGCATCCGCACCCTCGGCAGACTGAGCTTCCTCGCCTGGATTGGACTGATCTGTATCCTGATAGCCG TCTTCACCGTGACAATCGCC AGCGACGGCCCCTGGAAATTAGACTACAAGCTCTTCGGCAACCCGTCGTTCACGGAGGCCATCACGGCCGTGTCGTCCCTGATCTTCGCCTACTGCGGCACCccggccttcttcgcgatCGTGTCCGAAATGCGGGACCCGGCATACTATACTCGCTCTCTGCTCTTCTGCCAGGGCAGCGTTACCGGTATCTACATCGTGATCGGGACGGtaatctactactactgtGGATCTTATGTTGCGTCGCCGGCGTTAGGGTCTGCGGGTGTGTTGGTCAAGAAGGTTGCTTATGGCTTTTCGCTGCCTGGGTTGATGGTCACGACTATGCTTGTTATCCAT CTCCCCGCAAaaatcatcttcatccgcatcctccgcggGTCCAAACACCtctcctcaaactccccAACCCACTGGCTGACCTGGCTCGGGTGTACATCCATCATAACGCTAATCGCATACATAATCGCCAGCGCAATCCCCGTGTTCGACAGCCTGGTCTCCCTGATCGGCGCGCTGCTGGGCACGCTCATGTCCTTCCAGCCGATGGGGTGCATGTGGCTGTACGATAACTGGACGCAGGGAAAGACTACGAAGAGGACGCGGTGGGTGGCGATGGTGTGCTGGAGTGtctttgtcattgtcattggGACGTTCTGTATGGTGGCTGGGACTTATGGGAGTGTGGttggggtggtggagagTTATAGGGCGAGTGGAGGGAGTTCGGCGTGGTCGTGTGCGGATAATTCGAATTCTGTTTAG
- a CDS encoding NAD(P)-dependent oxidoreductase (COG:I;~EggNog:ENOG410PKCT;~InterPro:IPR029154,IPR015815,IPR036291,IPR006115, IPR008927,IPR013328;~PFAM:PF03446,PF14833;~go_function: GO:0016491 - oxidoreductase activity [Evidence IEA];~go_function: GO:0050661 - NADP binding [Evidence IEA];~go_function: GO:0051287 - NAD binding [Evidence IEA];~go_process: GO:0055114 - oxidation-reduction process [Evidence IEA]), with amino-acid sequence MLFKRVATPRVGWYGLGSMGLPMAMNLQRYLFNTLEPSLTYYNRTISAGEPLDELGAVAATSLLDLVKKCDIIFTMLANDKVVTQSVDAITRSDTPLDKKIFIDCSTVHPDTTDLVSKTLSALGAVFLSAPVFGGPAVAASGSLVFAIGGPRPRAVDVCRYIEGVMGRKVVECGEEAKNAALLKIGGNIVTLSMMEAVGEAQVFAEQTGLGTDAMEELITESFGPVAGGYSKRLTSGIYAPPLETRPGFGVSLGIKDAEHALSLAKRVDARLPGVEIAHGNMQSARDYAGECLDSSSMYGILRMEAGMSFWNDASQGEDPGQQQTR; translated from the exons ATGCTTTTCAAACGGGTGGCAACACCGCGCGTCGGCTGG TATGGCCTAGGGTCTATGGGTCTTCCCATGGCCATGAATCTGCAGCGCTACCTGTTCAACACACTGGAACCCAGCCTGACATACTACAACCGGACGATATCTGCCGGCGAGCCCTTGGACGAGCTAGGCGCAGTCGCTGCGACAAGTCTGTTGGACCTTGTTAAAAAATGCGACATCATATTTACCATG CTGGCAAACGACAAGGTCGTCACACAATCAGTCGACGCCATAACCAGATCAGACACTCCACTTGATAAGAAGATATTCATCGATTGCTCAACGGTGCACCCAGATACCACTGATCTCGTATCTAAGACCCTATCTGCCCTCGGGGCTGTTTTCTTATCGGCCCCGGTTTTCGGTGGACCCGCGGTAGCGGCATCGGGATCCCTTGTCTTTGCTATCGGGGGGCCGAGACCGCGTGCTGTCGATGTATGCCGGTATATCGAAGGGGTAATGGGGAGAAAAGTTGTCGAGTGTGGGGAGGAAGCAAAGAACGCGGCGCTGCTGAAGATCGGCGG GAATATTGTCACGCTAAGCATGATGGAGGCAGTCGGGGAAGCACAGGTCTTTGCAGAGCAAACGGGGCTTGGGACCGATGCAATGGAAGAACTCATTACCGAGTCCTTTGGGCCGGTTGCCGGGGGTTATTCGAAGAG ATTGACAAGCGGTATCTACGCACCCCCGTTGGAGACGCGGCCTGGGTTTGGAGTTTCATTGGGTATCAAGGACGCTGAGCATGCATTATCTCTGGCAAAGAGGGTCGACGCTAGGCTGCCCGGGGTGGAGATCGCGCATGGCAACATGCAATCTGCGCGAGATTACGCCGGCGAGTGCTTGGATAGCAGCTCGATGTACGGGATCCTGCGGATGGAGGCTGGGATGTCCTTCTGGAATGACGCCAGTCAGGGGGAGGATCCTGGACAGCAACAGACTAGATAG
- a CDS encoding dihydrodipicolinate synthase family protein (COG:E;~EggNog:ENOG410PM2D;~InterPro:IPR002220,IPR013785;~PFAM:PF00701;~go_function: GO:0003824 - catalytic activity [Evidence IEA];~go_function: GO:0016829 - lyase activity [Evidence IEA]), protein MSSLPHVPPAGVWVPAVTAFDHKTDTLDVEAHKKYCAYLSRCLTGLVILGTNAEAFLLTRDERALAIRAAREAVGPKYPIMAGVGAHSTKQVLELANDAAEAGANYLLVLPPAYFGKATTAAVVKRFFADIANKSPLPVVVYNFPGVTNGVDIDSETITDIVRASAAASPTGKSNIVGVKLTCAQVAKITRLTATFSPEEFAVFGGQSDFIIGGLASGSAGCIAAFANVVPKTIMQIYRLYKAGKVDEALALHRKAALAESPCKSGIASTKYAAAIVSASRAGIADAEDKFRPRTPYEPAGDAAKANVQKVMAEIIAIEDSL, encoded by the coding sequence ATGTCCTCCCTTCCTCACGTCCCCCCAGCTGGCGTCTGGGTCCCCGCCGTCACAGCCTTCGACCACAAGACCGACACTCTCGACGTCGAAGCCCACAAGAAATACTGCGCGTACCTGTCCCGCTGCCTCACGGGTCTCGTCATTCTCGGCACAAACGCAGAGGCATTTCTCCTCACGCGCGATGAGCGCGCCCTTGCCATCCGCGCCGCCCGCGAGGCCGTCGGCCCCAAGTACCCTATCATGGCCGGTGTCGGCGCACACTCCACAAAGCAAGTCCTCGAGCTCGCCAATGACGCCGCTGAGGCTGGCGCAAACTACCTCCTTGTCCTTCCCCCAGCTTACTTCGGGAAGGCGACCACAGCCGCGGTAGTCAAGCGTTTCTTCGCAGACATCGCAAACAAGTCGCCCCTGCCGGTGGTCGTGTATAACTTCCCCGGCGTAACAAACGGAGTCGATATCGACTCGGAGACAATCACTGATATCGTACGGGCGTCCGCGGCTGCGTCTCCAACGGGCAAGAGTAACATTGTTGGCGTGAAGCTCACCTGTGCGCAAGTCGCAAAGATCACCCGCTTAACGGCCACTTTCAGCCCAGAGGAGTTTGCTGTATTCGGCGGACAGTCGGACTTCATTATCGGTGGTTTGGCCTCTGGCTCCGCTGGGTGCATTGCTGCGTTCGCGAATGTCGTCCCCAAGACTATAATGCAGATCTACCGACTATACAAGGCAGGGAAGGTGGACGAGGCGCTGGCACTGCACCGGAAGGCTGCGTTGGCTGAGTCCCCGTGCAAGAGCGGGATTGCATCTACCAAGTACGCTGCTGCGATTGTTTCGGCTTCTAGGGCTGGAATCGCAGATGCAGAGGATAAGTTTAGGCCGAGAACTCCATACGAGCCGGCGGGTGACGCGGCCAAGGCAAATGTGCAGAAGGTCATGGCGGAAATCATAGCTATTGAGGATAGCCTATGA
- a CDS encoding Zn(II)2Cys6 transcription factor (COG:S;~EggNog:ENOG410PMHC;~InterPro:IPR036864,IPR007219,IPR001138;~PFAM:PF00172;~TransMembrane:1 (o264-281i);~go_function: GO:0000981 - DNA-binding transcription factor activity, RNA polymerase II-specific [Evidence IEA];~go_function: GO:0003677 - DNA binding [Evidence IEA];~go_function: GO:0008270 - zinc ion binding [Evidence IEA];~go_process: GO:0006351 - transcription, DNA-templated [Evidence IEA];~go_process: GO:0006355 - regulation of transcription, DNA-templated [Evidence IEA]) — translation MSNVNAAASFTACMIYHHTTQITIAMDTPHKENGIRKRSTNACQRCRKQKIKCSGLQPCNTCHKRKLTCVFDDRDQKVLVTRGFIDDLQRRVALLEKDEDDLSSPRSFVDQDRARPEDVPDDDPVGDVRFTQNMEGAELTNPLSTGPSAFSTAATGQTFYLGTSSNWSFARKILSMTHEHVYHSPLLTDSLIFDGTTYDLGWDGTRTTVYQEAPIVPTLDYSIYIINAVKFHAGQLYHLFDEGTFMGGLYSFYEDPEQQMSLDGLWYIHYLVIIALGKALIVQRNRDTRPPGCEFFTRALQLLPDSTHLSRDSTIACEVLCCVALYLQSLDHRNSAHNFIGQAMRIALAQGMHTDMPVQQLGEGTVQRCRKIWWTIYVLDRQMTSLMGLPQSIQDNQIYHQLPAFPGSPQKVVALSMQIRMCQIIAEINSTVYGMDGRLNRKFLVRTKAALASTTDLAADLQRSFDLQLDKPTISGVSRMAAHLHLLYHQCIVLATRPLLLCFLKMRFQSVDACLEALNSSANVLRLVQVCIDSAQHQLNILSCLHEQSLLDSFLPFDLESTIVSSVVLLLAPAIDSSLLESRRPWLHKSYMILDDMISRGNLIAQLRKSELEQLSNLLYQLTPDRILPEDQRKLHQVELSSPLPPAYRVPDLPSLNDGLTTAEIMAVAESIDTGDVDWVAHAVTENQIW, via the exons ATGTCGAATGTCAATGCTGCTGCGTCTTTTACTGCTTGCATGATTTACCATCACACCACGCAAATTACTATCGCTATGGATACGCCTCACAAAGAGAACGGAATCAGAAAGCGCTCAACAAATGC TTGTCAACGGTGCCGCAAGCAGAAGATAAAGTGCTCAGGGCTACAACCCTGCAACACATGTCACAAACGCAAGCTGACGTGTGTTTTCGACGATCGGGATCAGAAAGTGCTTGTTACTCGGGG ATTCATCGACGATCTCCAGAGAAGAGTTGCACTGTTAGagaaagatgaagacgatttATCCAGTCCTCGCAGCTTCGTGGATCAAGATAGGGCTAGGCCTGAAGATG TGCCCGACGATGACCCCGTTGGCGACGTTCGATTTACCCAAAACATGGAAGGGGCAGAGCTAACGAATCCATTGTCGACTGGCCCATCTGCATTCTCAACTGCCGCGACGGGCCAAACAT TTTACTTGGGGACCTCATCAAACTGGTCCTTTGCCCGAAAGATCTTAAGCATGACACATGAACATGTATATCATTCTCCTCTTCTAACAGATAGCTTGATATTTGACGGCACCACATATGatctgggatgggatggcaCGAGGACAACAGTTTATCAAGAAGCCCCTATAGTTCCCACGCTGGATTACTCGATCTACATtatcaacgccgtcaagTTCCATGCCGGACAACTATACCACCTCTTCGACGAGGGAACATTTATGGGTGGCCTGTATTCCTTTTACGAAGACCCCGAACAGCAGATGTCCCTAGATGGGCTATGGTATATCCACTACCTAGTCATCATCGCCCTTGGAAAGGCACTTATTGTTCAGCGAAATCGGGATACTCGCCCGCCGGGTTGCGAGTTCTTCACCCGAGCCCTCCAGCTACTCCCTGACTCGACACACCTCTCAAGAGACTCCACTATTGCATGCGAGGTTCTGTGCTGCGTGGCGTTATATCTTCAGTCATTGGATCATCGCAACTCGGCCCACAATTTT ATTGGCCAAGCTATGAGGATTGCCCTGGCCCAGGGTATGCACACCGACATGCCGGTACAACAGCTGGGAGAAGGAACCGTGCAGAGATGCCGCAAAATATGGTGGACAATTTACGTCCTGGACCGGCAAATGACGTCTTTAATGGGACTGCCCCAGTCAATCCAAGACAATCAGATCTACCACCAACTCCCTGCCTTTCCTGGGTCACCCCAGAAGGTAGTCGCTCTGAGCATGCAAATCCGCATGTGTCAGATTATCGCGGAGATCAATAGCA CTGTATACGGAATGGATGGACGACTGAACAGAAAATTCCTCGTGCGAACCAAGGCGGCACTAGCTAGTACGACGGACCTGGCTGCTGATCTCCAAAGATCGTTTGACTTGCAACTGGACAAGCCGACTATAAGTGGCGTGTCCAGGATGGCAGCACATTTGCATTTACTCTATCACCAG TGTATTGTTTTAGCAACACGACCGCTGTTATTGTGCTTCTTAAAAATGCGGTTCCAGTCCGTCGATGCTTGTCTCGAGGCATTAAACTCGTCAGCGAACGTGCTTCGACTGGTTCAAGTATGCATCGACTCCGCGCAACATCAGCTCAATATACTCAGCTGTTTACACGAACAAAGCCTGCTCG ATAGCTTTCTCCCATTTGATTTAGAGTCAACTATTGTCTCAAGCGTAGTACTTTTACTGGCTCCGGCAATTGACTCTTCTCTCTTGGAGAGTCGGAGGCCTTGGCTGCATAAGAGCTACATGATACTGGATGATATGATTTCCCGGGGGAATCTTATCGCACAGCTACGAAAGTCTGAGCTTGAACAGCTGAGCAATTTGCTGTACCAGCTGACCCCAGATCGAATACTACCGGAAGACCAGAGAAAGTTACATCAGGTTGAACTATCATCGCCATTGCCCCCGGCGTACCGGGTTCCGGATCTGCCGAGTCTCAATGACGGCCTAACAACAGCCGAGATTATGGCTGTAGCGGAATCAATCGACACAGGCGATGTAGACTGGGTTGCACATGCAGTTACAGAAAACCAGATCTGGTGA
- a CDS encoding nitronate monooxygenase (COG:S;~EggNog:ENOG410PJZ7;~InterPro:IPR004136,IPR013785;~PFAM:PF03060,PF00478;~go_function: GO:0003824 - catalytic activity [Evidence IEA];~go_function: GO:0018580 - nitronate monooxygenase activity [Evidence IEA];~go_process: GO:0055114 - oxidation-reduction process [Evidence IEA]), which translates to MASPQKIQTTLTDLLKINHPVLLAGMNVAAGPKLAAAVTNAGGLGVIGGVGYTPEMLRDQVAELKSFLNDKNAPFGVDLLLPQVGGSARKTNYDYTKGKLNELVDIIIESGAKLFVSAVGVPPKAVVDRLHEHGILYMNMIGHPKHAQKAIDIGADIICAQGGEGGGHTGDVPTTVLIPTVAKICEGKISPFTKKPVQVVAAGGLFNGNSLAASLMLGASGVWVGTRFILAEEAGAPKAHQEAVRTSGFEDNIRTIIFTGRPLRVRKNEYILNWENNRAEEIKQLTSKGVIPVEHDMENIPDDVDDEYLENARPYLMGKVAAVVNEKKSAKAIVDELVDDAAVLLAKGNKLLAKL; encoded by the exons ATGGCCTCTCCTC AGAAAATCCAGACTACCCTCACTGATCTGCTCAAGATCAACCACCCCGTCCTGCTGGCAGGAATGAACGTGGCTGCCGGGCCCAAGTTGGCCGCGGCCGTCACCAACGCCGGTGGACTCGGTGTCATCGGAGGTGTCGGATACACTCCTGAAATGCTCCGTGACCAGGTTGCCGAGCTGAAGAGCTTCCTGAACGACAAAAACGCTCCATTCGGtgtcgaccttctccttcctcaagtCGGTGGAAGCGCGCGCAAGACAAA CTACGATTACACAAAGGGAAAGCTCAACGAActcgtcgacatcatcatcgaGAGTGGCGCTAAACTCTTCGTTTCCGCTGTCGGCGTTCCCCCCAAGGCCGTTGTCGACAGGCTTCACGAGCACGGAATCCTATACATGAACATGATTGGTCACCCCAAGCACGCACAAAAGGCTATTGATATCGGTGCCGATATTATTTGCGCCcagggtggtgagggtggTGGCCACACTGGTGACGTTCCCACGACAGTTCTCATTCCCACCGTTGCCAAGATCTGTGAAGGCAAGATCAGCCCCTTCACTAAGAAGCCCGTCcaggttgttgctgctggtggtctgTTCAACGGTAACTCTCTTGCTGCTTCTCTTATGCTTGGTGCTTCCGGCGTCTGGGTCGGAACCCGTTTCATTCTTGCCGAGGAGGCCGGTGCGCCCAAGGCTCACCAGGAGGCTGTCCGCACTTCTGGCTTTGAGGACAACATCCGCACTATCATTTTCACT GGTCGCCCCCTGCGTGTGCGCAAGAACGAGTATATCCTCAACTGGGAGAACAACCGCGCCGAGGAGATCAAGCAGCTTACTTCCAAGGGTGTCATCCCTGTTGAGCACGACATGGAGAACATCCccgatgatgttgatgacgagTACCTTGAGAACGCCCGCCCATATCTGATGGGCAAGGTCGCTGCTGTAGTcaacgagaagaagagcgccaAGGCTATCGTTGATGAGCTCGTTGACGATGCCGCCGTTCTTCTGGCCAAGGGCAACAAGTTGCTTGCCAAGCTGTAA